From one Candidatus Rhodoluna planktonica genomic stretch:
- a CDS encoding carbohydrate ABC transporter permease yields MKQLVGKLSKFGNSPVLWLGPMLLMIFAIVLWPVFEMVKTSMMKISSSGREKGFNGFDNYAELLENPNLVATLIRTVFWVIVVVTITVLISLVLAQLLNAKFPGRKIVRWALIVPWASSVIMTATSFRWMLDGYYGIINRVLLDLGLIDENVDWLGSAQTSFPWLIVVAVFVSIPFTTFVLLAGLQTIPQDIYEAARVDGAGWGKTYFQITLPNLLTALFVGTVINLINVFNSFPIIWVMTAGGPGYDTDTTTTLMYKLAFRSQEVGQSAALSVFNFIIILVFVALYLRASGFTKKQED; encoded by the coding sequence GTGAAACAGTTGGTTGGTAAGTTGTCGAAGTTTGGCAATAGCCCAGTTCTTTGGCTCGGGCCTATGTTGCTAATGATTTTTGCAATCGTGCTTTGGCCAGTTTTCGAAATGGTCAAAACTTCGATGATGAAGATTTCATCTTCTGGTCGCGAAAAAGGTTTCAACGGTTTTGACAATTACGCCGAACTGCTTGAAAACCCCAACCTGGTGGCCACTCTAATTCGAACAGTCTTCTGGGTAATTGTTGTTGTAACCATCACAGTTCTGATCTCTCTTGTTTTAGCGCAGCTCTTGAATGCAAAGTTTCCCGGTCGCAAAATTGTTCGATGGGCGCTAATCGTTCCATGGGCATCTTCGGTAATTATGACCGCCACATCATTCAGATGGATGCTCGACGGCTATTACGGAATCATTAACCGCGTGCTGCTTGACCTTGGCTTGATTGACGAGAACGTCGACTGGTTAGGTTCGGCACAAACTTCTTTCCCATGGCTAATTGTGGTAGCCGTTTTCGTTTCAATTCCTTTTACAACTTTTGTGTTGCTTGCCGGTTTGCAAACGATTCCGCAAGATATCTATGAAGCCGCCCGCGTTGACGGTGCCGGTTGGGGCAAGACCTATTTTCAAATCACTTTGCCAAACTTGCTGACTGCACTTTTCGTCGGCACCGTAATCAACCTAATTAACGTTTTCAATTCATTCCCAATCATTTGGGTGATGACCGCAGGTGGCCCAGGCTATGACACCGACACCACAACCACGCTGATGTACAAACTGGCATTTAGGTCTCAAGAAGTAGGCCAATCGGCTGCACTTTCAGTTTTCAACTTCATCATTATTTTGGTTTTCGTAGCGCTTTACCTTCGAGCATCAGGCTTCACTAAGAAGCAGGAGGACTAG
- a CDS encoding carbohydrate ABC transporter permease encodes MIAVKKLSLSVIGFAVAALFLIPYFRMFITAVSPKSELNQIPANYFPSSFEFGNFIEVFNAAPVATYIRNTLIISVAATLLVMLVSIPAAYYLARFKFKGRGAILFLVLITQMFAPTSLVIGLYREFVALGMVNNFMSLILVNAAFNLAFSVWILSGFFSAIPAEIEEAAMLDGCSRFTVLTRVTLPMALPGLVTAVIFTFIAAWNEFVIALTLTSSPELRPLTVGITNFIGLYEVQWNYLFAVSLIAIVPVVILFMFIEKWLVSGLTAGGIK; translated from the coding sequence ATGATTGCAGTCAAAAAACTAAGCCTGAGCGTAATAGGTTTTGCCGTTGCGGCACTTTTCCTAATTCCCTACTTCCGCATGTTCATCACTGCGGTTAGCCCGAAATCTGAACTCAATCAGATTCCGGCAAACTACTTTCCCTCATCGTTTGAGTTTGGCAACTTCATTGAAGTTTTCAATGCGGCGCCGGTGGCAACCTACATTCGCAACACACTGATTATTTCGGTCGCAGCAACTTTACTAGTGATGTTGGTTTCAATCCCGGCTGCCTACTATCTAGCTCGTTTCAAGTTCAAGGGTCGAGGCGCGATTCTGTTCTTGGTGCTTATCACCCAAATGTTTGCCCCGACTTCACTTGTGATCGGTCTCTATCGAGAGTTTGTGGCACTGGGCATGGTGAACAACTTCATGTCTTTGATCTTGGTGAATGCCGCCTTTAACTTGGCATTTTCGGTATGGATTCTTAGCGGGTTCTTCTCGGCTATTCCTGCCGAAATCGAAGAGGCCGCGATGCTTGACGGCTGCAGCCGATTTACGGTTCTAACCAGAGTGACGTTGCCTATGGCACTTCCTGGATTGGTGACCGCAGTCATCTTTACCTTTATCGCTGCTTGGAACGAGTTTGTGATTGCATTGACGCTGACAAGTTCGCCAGAACTTCGACCGCTCACTGTTGGTATCACAAACTTCATCGGTCTTTATGAAGTGCAGTGGAACTACCTTTTCGCAGTTTCGCTGATTGCAATTGTGCCGGTGGTCATCCTGTTCATGTTCATCGAAAAGTGGCTCGTCAGTGGTCTAACCGCGGGTGGAATAAAGTAA
- a CDS encoding DeoR/GlpR family DNA-binding transcription regulator yields MSRNERMNQILEMIAKTGSLDVETAAEALKVSVATVRRDFDYLSESQLVDRTHGGIQATGNAYDLPLRYKTAKGQSGKLKIAKHVADMLNSGAVIGINGGTTTTEIARALSNAKKFVSKDGNTTLTVVTNAINIATEMVIRPNVKIVVTGGVARPHSYELIGDYAAGMLEGLVIDVAFLGVNGVDPVVGATANHEGEARIDQLIAEAAKEVYVVTTSQKIGTTAFARICKPSQIKAIITDAPIDAEVEAKFNEQGVEIIVCS; encoded by the coding sequence ATGTCTCGAAATGAGCGCATGAATCAGATTCTCGAAATGATTGCCAAAACTGGTTCGCTAGATGTTGAAACCGCAGCAGAAGCTCTAAAAGTCTCAGTCGCAACGGTGCGACGTGATTTTGACTACCTGTCTGAAAGTCAGTTAGTGGACCGCACCCACGGTGGCATTCAGGCAACTGGAAATGCCTATGATTTGCCGCTTCGCTACAAAACAGCGAAGGGTCAGTCTGGAAAGCTAAAAATTGCCAAGCACGTCGCTGACATGCTCAACAGCGGCGCGGTAATTGGTATCAACGGTGGCACAACCACGACGGAGATTGCACGCGCACTGAGCAACGCTAAAAAGTTTGTCAGCAAAGACGGCAACACGACTCTCACCGTGGTAACCAACGCAATCAATATCGCAACTGAAATGGTTATCCGCCCGAACGTAAAAATTGTGGTTACCGGCGGGGTTGCTCGCCCGCATTCTTACGAGTTAATTGGCGACTATGCAGCTGGCATGCTCGAAGGATTAGTTATCGATGTTGCCTTTTTGGGTGTCAACGGCGTTGACCCGGTAGTTGGTGCAACAGCCAACCACGAGGGTGAAGCCCGAATAGATCAACTGATCGCTGAGGCCGCTAAAGAGGTTTACGTGGTGACCACCAGTCAAAAGATTGGTACCACAGCTTTTGCTCGCATTTGCAAGCCAAGTCAGATAAAGGCCATAATCACCGATGCACCAATTGATGCCGAAGTCGAGGCCAAATTTAACGAGCAGGGTGTTGAGATCATTGTCTGCTCCTAA
- the nagA gene encoding N-acetylglucosamine-6-phosphate deacetylase gives MSAPKTLIHSALLFDGETTVENGWLLFDETVLASGTGEDWQQHTAIRIIDAKGALISPGLIDSHTHGANGFAVEDGAEAMRQILDFEEQHGSRSVILSLVSNSIDELCHSLVQANAVAKFDNRLLGIHLEGPFLSHSHKGAHNPEILQVPTVDAVARLLSSGNGLVRSITLAPELTSEHIVKMLLEAGVKICVGHTDADYQVASQAFADGATVLTHAFNGMRSIHHREPGPVLAAIDSPNVWLELIADGVHVAPTVARLLPSDKLILVTDAMAAAGKGDGNYSLGALEVDVVAGVARVKTGSIAGSTLTIDAAVRNYAEWSGSLDSALRAATSNVAKAYGLVGFGSLALGAKADVLIWDSQLSPKFL, from the coding sequence TTGTCTGCTCCTAAGACTCTCATCCACTCGGCCCTCCTATTTGATGGCGAAACAACTGTTGAAAATGGTTGGCTACTTTTTGACGAAACAGTTTTAGCCAGCGGCACCGGTGAAGACTGGCAACAGCATACGGCTATTCGAATAATTGACGCTAAAGGTGCCTTGATTAGCCCCGGCCTTATCGATAGCCACACACACGGTGCCAATGGTTTCGCTGTGGAAGATGGCGCTGAGGCAATGCGCCAGATTTTAGATTTTGAGGAACAGCACGGTTCGCGCTCGGTAATTTTGAGTCTGGTGAGCAACTCGATTGATGAGCTTTGTCACTCTTTGGTGCAGGCAAATGCTGTTGCTAAATTCGACAACCGCCTGTTAGGCATTCATCTAGAGGGCCCGTTCTTATCCCACTCCCACAAGGGGGCTCATAACCCCGAGATTCTGCAGGTGCCAACAGTTGATGCCGTTGCGCGATTGCTTTCTTCGGGTAATGGCCTCGTTCGCTCGATAACTTTAGCTCCAGAACTAACTTCAGAACACATAGTGAAGATGCTGCTCGAAGCTGGCGTCAAGATTTGTGTAGGCCACACCGATGCCGATTACCAGGTAGCTAGTCAGGCCTTTGCCGACGGAGCTACTGTGCTCACGCACGCGTTTAACGGAATGCGCTCGATTCATCATCGCGAACCTGGTCCGGTTTTGGCGGCGATTGATTCACCAAATGTTTGGCTCGAACTGATCGCCGATGGAGTTCACGTGGCGCCAACGGTTGCTCGACTTTTACCTTCCGACAAACTTATTTTGGTCACCGATGCCATGGCCGCTGCCGGCAAGGGCGACGGCAATTACAGCCTGGGCGCTCTCGAAGTTGATGTTGTTGCCGGTGTAGCAAGGGTAAAAACTGGCAGCATCGCCGGTTCAACCTTGACCATTGACGCTGCGGTCAGAAACTATGCTGAGTGGTCTGGTTCGCTTGATTCGGCCCTTCGTGCTGCAACATCAAACGTGGCAAAAGCGTACGGGCTGGTTGGTTTTGGATCGCTTGCTTTAGGTGCCAAGGCAGACGTTTTAATCTGGGATTCGCAACTGTCCCCAAAATTTCTCTAG
- a CDS encoding OmpA family protein: MKKYLSVLLSAVISVTSLGQALPLASAAQLTTVVVDVDFTTANPSGSIVTNNASGKLADLTVIGTPTFSATTGVSFPNTSTGLTGNYLKGNLGTTTDMSKITVEFSAKFPDTGCAAQNSGSMVFGLGGSQGFAYYNIYRHSNFIGFNTFNSDVYGVAVPDRTNFHSYKFVMVPSPSKASNLQEIWIDGVKQNPSYQNTTVAVGSAGVDQCSLISGTGETSSERKFTRNAYNNGDFMLMTHPLNPNTWGTTGEIQNLKVTTEVTTATVVAPDAPTIGSIAAGDGQLSVPFTAPANNGGATISNYKYSVDGGGTWVSAGSTSSPIVITGLTNGTSYSVKLLAVNTAGDGSASGSVSASPVQSQSQSPNYAPPPAPAPKPLAPPVQIESVAITKAKGLKGSLVKLKLDAQPSENVDSSVEVKFIDLKGKLIRTLTIPLTPDTSVLEVPINLSVGDFTVEAVSLNEAGATSSPVVTLPTYLQRPFFTVIPGKSQPVLSGRKFSEPVYFLPDSAKLTASAKVRLLGVIARTNQSGVRIAVTGFTASFNQGSKVEQKLAADRALEVAKFLKANGAKTWIYHAGFGALSGTQSFKTARKVELRILD, encoded by the coding sequence ATGAAAAAGTATTTATCAGTACTGCTTAGTGCAGTCATTTCAGTGACTTCGCTGGGCCAAGCTCTTCCCCTAGCATCTGCAGCGCAACTAACGACTGTTGTAGTTGATGTTGATTTCACAACTGCAAACCCGTCGGGTTCGATAGTTACGAATAACGCTTCAGGAAAATTAGCAGACTTGACCGTCATTGGTACACCCACTTTTAGCGCCACGACTGGAGTAAGTTTCCCTAATACATCCACTGGGTTAACCGGAAATTATCTCAAGGGCAACTTGGGCACCACGACAGACATGTCCAAAATCACTGTGGAATTCAGTGCAAAATTCCCAGACACCGGATGTGCGGCGCAGAATTCTGGATCGATGGTTTTTGGTCTTGGCGGTAGTCAAGGCTTCGCTTACTACAACATTTATCGTCATTCAAACTTTATTGGCTTCAACACCTTTAACAGTGACGTATACGGGGTCGCGGTGCCCGACAGAACCAACTTTCATTCGTACAAATTTGTTATGGTGCCGTCGCCTTCTAAGGCAAGCAATCTTCAAGAAATCTGGATTGATGGGGTTAAACAAAACCCCAGCTACCAAAACACAACTGTTGCGGTTGGCTCTGCCGGTGTTGATCAGTGTTCATTGATTTCTGGGACTGGTGAAACCTCGTCAGAACGAAAATTCACTAGAAATGCCTATAACAATGGCGACTTTATGTTGATGACGCACCCTTTGAACCCAAACACTTGGGGTACAACAGGCGAAATTCAAAACCTCAAGGTGACTACTGAAGTCACTACAGCAACTGTTGTTGCGCCGGATGCTCCGACTATTGGGTCGATAGCGGCTGGCGATGGGCAGTTGAGTGTTCCGTTTACTGCACCTGCAAATAACGGTGGGGCGACAATTTCGAATTACAAGTATTCGGTAGATGGTGGTGGCACTTGGGTGAGTGCCGGAAGCACTTCCAGTCCAATTGTGATCACTGGTTTGACTAACGGTACTTCCTACAGTGTCAAACTTCTTGCTGTTAATACTGCTGGCGACGGAAGTGCATCAGGATCAGTTTCTGCGTCACCGGTTCAATCTCAGTCACAGAGCCCCAACTACGCTCCGCCACCTGCGCCTGCACCCAAACCGTTAGCACCACCAGTGCAGATTGAATCGGTTGCAATTACGAAAGCCAAGGGCTTAAAAGGTAGCTTAGTTAAGTTGAAGTTGGATGCGCAGCCTTCAGAAAATGTGGATTCAAGTGTTGAAGTGAAATTTATTGATCTCAAAGGAAAGCTAATCCGGACCTTGACCATTCCACTTACGCCCGACACGTCAGTGCTTGAAGTTCCAATCAATCTCTCTGTTGGAGACTTTACCGTCGAAGCAGTTTCACTTAATGAGGCAGGCGCGACTTCTAGCCCAGTGGTAACCCTGCCCACTTATTTACAAAGACCTTTTTTCACAGTAATTCCAGGTAAAAGCCAGCCAGTTCTATCGGGCAGAAAATTCTCAGAACCTGTTTATTTTCTGCCTGATTCAGCCAAACTCACCGCAAGTGCAAAAGTTAGATTGCTTGGGGTAATTGCAAGAACTAATCAATCTGGAGTACGAATTGCAGTTACTGGATTTACCGCGAGCTTCAACCAGGGAAGCAAAGTGGAACAAAAGCTTGCAGCGGATCGTGCTTTGGAGGTGGCAAAGTTTTTGAAGGCAAATGGTGCAAAGACTTGGATTTATCACGCAGGTTTTGGTGCGCTTAGCGGTACGCAATCGTTTAAAACCGCTCGAAAAGTAGAGTTGCGAATTCTAGACTAA
- a CDS encoding dienelactone hydrolase family protein has translation MTSTTVELRDIQITPELKGVIATPPASAGLGPYPAVVMVHEVFGIDEAMRAQITRLAQAGYVVLMPDLFSRGGARKCLTATFKALTAGKGQAFDDVAAAKANLLARPDTTDKIGVIGFCMGGGFALLLANRGYDASAINYGMMPKDIDSVLEGACPIIGSFGAKDKQLVGAASKLEEALSERKIAHDIKEYPDAGHAFMNPHQAGGPFFGTLLRISGAKPNPEAAADAWARIEKFFGEHLR, from the coding sequence ATGACCTCAACCACTGTTGAACTGCGCGACATTCAAATCACCCCAGAACTTAAAGGTGTCATTGCGACCCCGCCGGCAAGTGCTGGGTTGGGGCCGTATCCTGCCGTGGTTATGGTGCACGAAGTGTTCGGCATCGATGAAGCGATGCGCGCTCAGATAACGCGCCTAGCCCAAGCCGGTTATGTGGTTTTGATGCCTGACCTGTTTAGCCGAGGTGGTGCACGCAAATGCCTAACCGCGACCTTCAAAGCGCTAACCGCGGGCAAGGGTCAAGCATTCGACGACGTTGCAGCTGCGAAAGCAAACTTGCTTGCCCGACCTGACACCACCGACAAGATTGGTGTCATCGGTTTTTGTATGGGTGGTGGCTTTGCGCTGCTGTTAGCAAACCGGGGCTACGATGCATCCGCTATTAATTATGGAATGATGCCGAAAGACATTGATTCGGTGCTCGAAGGTGCCTGCCCAATCATTGGCAGTTTTGGTGCCAAAGATAAACAGCTGGTCGGCGCGGCAAGCAAGCTCGAAGAGGCGCTAAGCGAAAGAAAGATTGCGCACGACATCAAGGAATACCCGGATGCAGGTCACGCGTTCATGAACCCGCACCAGGCAGGTGGCCCATTTTTCGGCACCCTGCTGCGCATTAGCGGTGCGAAGCCGAATCCCGAAGCTGCCGCCGACGCATGGGCGCGCATCGAAAAGTTCTTTGGTGAACACCTTCGGTAA
- a CDS encoding N-6 DNA methylase → MLAGLSIGEVGVLYEYCIAHLDPSSRKANGQFFTPDDVSKFMVAHTRTFPKGRWLDPCSGIGNLSWHLVNAQKDKEKFLIQDMVLSDKDGLALEIARVLFTLSFQKNHPALYNEVKNSFVPFDFLSVADSGQPTLFSGGALKVIPSHDYVIVNPPYLGLKKEDSRFETAKAKDLYAYFLENIIKTSKGFVSVTPQSFTNADKFSSLRSLLISRYPTLKIYTFDNIPGNIFYGVKFGSANSNSANSMRAAITIASLSPGKHEITSLIRWKSSERQVMFRNLDRFLSEPGFSATYFPKVSANFAALFKQVQNRPALGTLLSSKPTPHVLYVPSAPRYFISALKKPVSRSSMKTIYFKNAQDMERAYLLLNSSFMYWWWRVRDGGMTLALETIVSLPVPDFTPDYKLIEELEKSEISNIVYKKNAGALHENVKHNRELVFKINQLVVPKFAKKLSLTHENSDLAHLGDLELSA, encoded by the coding sequence TTGCTTGCGGGTCTTAGCATTGGTGAAGTTGGTGTGCTCTATGAGTACTGCATCGCGCACCTTGACCCATCTTCGCGTAAAGCTAATGGGCAATTTTTTACCCCAGACGATGTTTCAAAATTCATGGTTGCCCACACGAGAACTTTCCCCAAGGGTAGATGGCTTGACCCATGTTCAGGAATCGGCAATCTTTCTTGGCATTTGGTTAATGCACAAAAGGACAAAGAAAAGTTCTTGATTCAAGATATGGTTCTGTCGGACAAAGACGGTCTTGCATTAGAGATTGCTCGGGTCTTATTCACCTTGTCCTTTCAAAAAAACCACCCCGCCCTCTACAACGAAGTTAAGAACAGTTTCGTTCCTTTTGACTTCCTATCGGTGGCAGATTCTGGGCAGCCGACACTTTTCAGTGGAGGTGCATTAAAGGTCATACCCTCACACGATTACGTGATCGTGAACCCTCCATATTTGGGCCTAAAGAAAGAGGACTCTAGGTTTGAAACGGCTAAAGCTAAGGACCTATACGCATATTTCCTAGAAAACATAATCAAGACAAGTAAGGGCTTCGTGAGTGTCACTCCCCAGTCGTTTACTAATGCTGACAAATTTTCTAGCCTGCGGAGTCTTCTAATCTCCCGGTACCCAACGCTCAAGATTTACACTTTCGACAATATTCCGGGAAACATTTTTTACGGGGTTAAATTTGGAAGTGCGAACTCAAATTCAGCGAACAGTATGCGGGCAGCCATTACCATCGCAAGCTTGAGTCCTGGTAAACATGAAATTACCTCACTAATCCGGTGGAAATCTAGTGAGCGGCAGGTAATGTTCAGAAACTTGGACCGGTTTCTGTCCGAGCCAGGGTTTAGCGCTACATATTTTCCTAAAGTGAGCGCAAATTTTGCCGCTCTGTTCAAGCAAGTACAAAATAGGCCCGCGCTTGGTACGTTGCTTTCATCTAAACCAACACCACATGTGCTCTACGTTCCTTCTGCACCTCGATACTTCATCTCGGCTCTGAAGAAGCCGGTATCTCGATCGTCGATGAAAACCATTTACTTCAAAAACGCCCAGGATATGGAACGCGCATACCTTCTACTGAATAGTTCATTTATGTATTGGTGGTGGCGTGTTCGCGACGGCGGAATGACATTGGCGCTTGAAACTATAGTCAGCCTTCCAGTACCAGATTTCACCCCAGACTACAAACTCATTGAGGAATTGGAAAAGTCAGAAATATCCAACATCGTATACAAGAAGAACGCTGGTGCTTTGCATGAAAACGTAAAGCATAACCGGGAGCTCGTGTTCAAAATTAATCAACTTGTTGTACCCAAGTTCGCAAAAAAGCTTTCCTTGACTCACGAAAATAGCGATCTAGCACATCTGGGTGATCTCGAACTAAGTGCCTAA